A genome region from Nycticebus coucang isolate mNycCou1 chromosome 4, mNycCou1.pri, whole genome shotgun sequence includes the following:
- the LOC128584291 gene encoding HAUS augmin-like complex subunit 1, whose amino-acid sequence MTLEMAETLFPIISTAITSELIPVIMGHHKLEMPGQVFASFGPAICYTFTLGFPIDLVVAPGNHVAAWLKKIFGDHPIPQYEVNPRTTEILYHLSERNRVRDRDVYLVIEDLKQKASEYESEAKHLQDLLVESVNFSPANLSSIGSRYLNALVDSAVVLETKDTSLASFIPAVNDLTSNLFRTKSKNEEIKLELEKLEKNLTATLVLEKCLQEDLKKAELHLSTERAKVDHSLQNMDFLKAKSEEFRYRIKAAEEQLSARGTDASLSHQSLVALSEKLAELKRQTTPLKRKLGSYLDLMPNPSLAQVKIEEAKQELDSIEAELTKKVDMMEL is encoded by the exons ATGACCCTGGAAATGGCAGAAACTTTATTTCCAATCATCAGCACAGCCATTACCTCAGAACTCATACCTGTCATCATGGGCCATCACAAGCTAGAAAtgccaggccag GTATTCGCCAGCTTTGGGCCTGCCATTTGTTACACATTTACTTTAGGCTTTCCAATCGACCTTGTGGTTGCCCCGGGAAACCACGTTGCTGCgtggttaaaaaaaatatttggagatcATCCCATTCCACAGTATGAagtgaacccacggaccacagagaTTTTATATCACCTTTCAGAACGCAACAGAGTCCGGGACAGGGATGTCTACCTGGTAATAGAGGACTTGAAACAGAAAGCAAGTGAATATGAATCAGAAGCCAAGCATCTTCAAGACCTTCTCGTGGAGAGTGTGAATTTTTCCCCTGCCAATCTCTCTAGCATTGGTTCCAGATATCTGAATGCTTTGGTTGACAGTGCAGTGGTCCTTGAAACAAAGGATACCTCACTAGCTAGTTTTATCCCTGCAGTGAATGATTTGACCTCTAATCTTTTTCGTACCAAatctaaaaatgaagaaatcaagCTCGAActggaaaaacttgaaaaaaatctaaCTGCAACTTTAGTATTAGAAAAATGTCTGCAAGAGGATCTCAAAAAAGCAGAGTTGCATCTGTCTACAGAAAGGGCCAAAGTTGACCATAGTCTTCAGAACATGGACTTTCTGAAAGCAAAGTCAGAGGAGTTCAGATACAGAATCAAAGCTGCAGAGGAGCAGCTTTCAGCCAGAGGCACGGATGCATCTCTGTCTCATCAGTCTCTAGTAGCATTATCGGAGAAATTGGCAGAGTTAAAACGACAGACTACTCCTTTGAAGAGAAAACTGGGGTCCTATTTAGATTTAATGCCAAATCCATCTCTTGCTCAAGTGAAAATTGAAGAAGCAAAACAAGAATTAGATTCCATTGAAGCTGAACTTACAAAGAAAGTAGATATGATGGAACTATGA